One window of Tenacibaculum maritimum NCIMB 2154 genomic DNA carries:
- a CDS encoding helix-turn-helix transcriptional regulator, with protein MASNKNALIRYKTIDQCLRNTMKRWTLNDLIEACSDALYEYEGKETYVSKRTIQLDIQLMRSDKLGYNAPIEVYERKYYRYAQNEYSIMNIPVTSKDVKIMNEAIQILRQFKEFSLFKEMGGVLKRLEDSVYTSQKNNKAIIHLDKNEQLKGLRYIDPIYEAIQHKKVITVTYQSFKARKPSNKTLHPQLLKEFNNRWFLLANYKNKEITLALDRISNVYIEEQLNYVDLEIDGDIYYKDVIGATVSNTRPQNILFSIEAKIAPYVITKPFHKSQTIVNRSKNNTVFSIKVQHNFELERLILGFGDSIEILKPERLRKRIAHKLNNASNRYQ; from the coding sequence ATGGCATCAAATAAAAATGCGCTAATTAGGTATAAAACCATCGATCAATGTTTAAGAAATACAATGAAGCGTTGGACGCTTAATGATTTAATTGAAGCTTGCTCCGATGCTTTATATGAATACGAAGGAAAAGAAACCTATGTTAGCAAACGCACCATACAATTAGATATTCAACTTATGAGAAGCGATAAATTAGGTTATAATGCCCCTATTGAGGTATATGAACGTAAATATTATCGCTATGCTCAAAATGAGTACAGCATCATGAATATTCCTGTTACTAGCAAAGATGTAAAAATTATGAATGAAGCGATCCAAATACTACGCCAGTTTAAAGAGTTTTCTTTATTCAAAGAAATGGGAGGTGTTTTAAAAAGGCTGGAAGATTCTGTGTACACTTCTCAAAAAAACAACAAGGCTATCATTCATTTAGATAAAAATGAGCAGCTAAAAGGCCTACGATATATCGATCCTATTTATGAAGCTATTCAACATAAAAAGGTCATTACAGTAACCTACCAATCATTTAAAGCGCGAAAGCCTAGCAACAAAACCTTACATCCTCAATTACTAAAAGAATTTAACAATCGTTGGTTTTTATTAGCTAATTATAAAAATAAAGAAATTACTCTTGCTCTCGACAGAATTTCTAATGTTTATATTGAAGAGCAACTCAACTATGTAGATTTAGAAATAGATGGAGATATTTATTATAAGGATGTTATTGGAGCTACCGTTTCCAATACACGCCCTCAAAACATCTTATTTTCAATAGAGGCTAAAATAGCTCCTTATGTTATAACCAAACCTTTTCATAAATCTCAAACCATAGTAAACAGAAGTAAAAACAACACGGTGTTTAGTATTAAAGTACAACACAACTTTGAGCTAGAACGTTTAATTTTAGGTTTTGGGGACAGCATTGAAATATTAAAGCCAGAGCGGCTAAGAAAACGCATTGCTCACAAACTGAATAATGCTTCCAATAGATACCAATA
- a CDS encoding HD domain-containing protein produces the protein MVNLENRFHNTISLYSQEQNLIRSLWLEINDHYTEKHRAYHNKTHLIELLNYLDTYNEQILNPTILELSIFYHDIIYNVWKKNNEEKSALLAINKLAKTNLTPTDLILIQQQILATKIHFAEDNDTKWLIDFDLGILGKPYKTYQNYTQLIRKEYKLIPETIYKKGRKKVLTHFIQKPFIYATDSFRNLYEKQAKSNLINELNSL, from the coding sequence ATGGTAAACTTGGAAAACAGATTTCACAACACCATTTCCTTATATTCTCAAGAGCAAAATTTGATACGTTCTTTATGGCTCGAAATCAATGACCATTATACAGAGAAACATCGTGCATACCATAATAAAACTCATTTAATAGAACTTTTAAATTATTTGGACACCTATAATGAACAGATCTTAAATCCTACTATTCTAGAACTTTCTATATTTTACCATGACATTATTTATAATGTATGGAAAAAAAATAATGAAGAAAAAAGTGCACTGCTTGCTATTAATAAATTAGCTAAAACAAATTTAACCCCTACCGATTTAATACTTATCCAACAACAAATATTAGCTACTAAAATCCATTTCGCTGAAGATAATGATACAAAGTGGCTGATTGATTTTGACTTAGGTATCTTAGGAAAACCCTATAAAACTTATCAGAATTATACTCAATTAATTAGAAAGGAATACAAGCTTATTCCTGAAACAATCTATAAAAAAGGACGGAAAAAAGTACTTACTCATTTTATTCAAAAACCTTTTATTTATGCTACAGATAGTTTTAGAAACTTATATGAAAAGCAAGCTAAATCTAATTTAATAAACGAATTAAATTCTTTATAA